Proteins found in one Oncorhynchus mykiss isolate Arlee chromosome 3, USDA_OmykA_1.1, whole genome shotgun sequence genomic segment:
- the tlr21 gene encoding toll-like receptor 13, producing MAGLKYKILVSVAIVLHIAKFTVGYSFRNCTEDPNSNHTTFLCIRHQAKNISAIIGDLPPYATTIIISINLIKHIPDNSFVHLPNLRTLQIDNNHLETIDNQAFQNMSQLKSLNLSLNKISNLSSSVFQDLKNLVNLSLNNNSVIRLPPGIFSSLSNLDVLTLRQNYLNNFSAVAESVTHLSKLTKLDLCNNYLTSLHHSNHTDLPESLTTLYLCKNKLVTLACEWGFLSHVLLLDLSYNDQLPSRAFQGLDLRKLNYMRLHSTNVTVPELLNVSNVRGGNIDFSGMGLKTDNLLMELCSLLSTKVKFVKKLSLGSNGILSLRKNTLSNCPPIRGLLDLSFNQLKKVRCLHFLKGQDQIKKFTAEKNHLTSLMSCNRQNLSFPNLTDLSYRYNRILKVNSFAFHHTPNVKTLQLNINIIAYLDHKAFSGLTNLVTLRLDNNLLTDLYQDSFEDLHSLEILNLRNNQIAVLFNKTFHSLKHLHILDLGGNKITHFEESAFVGLDNLANFYLDGNNLKQIDSSKFKPFHATLEVLDLHGNQVSFSSKHTNSPFVNLTKLRNLKLDAQMPHGLNMLPYAFFRGLNSLQSLYLTDNHIFSFAADTFDDLTNLTFLSLDNSCAGVMQLQPGVFKNLRKLSKLSARNMGIQSFSKEVFGNLTELQILLLNQNVMQSLDVNVLEALPKLRYLDLRNIPLSCTCLNSDLQNWTLTNQRVQLVLLYSLQCQDKKLQKSFYNFDTNVCYLDLGEYLFATTTTVILLLTIIPLLYTKLYWKLKYSYYVFRSWFGQHWRRLREKEEHSKYDAFISYNSADEPWVLDQLLPNLEGNGASFRLCLHHRDFELGRNIVDNIVSAVYSSRKTICVVSRHFLCSEWCSLEIQLASYRLFHELRDVLLLIFLEPIPERQLSAYHRMRKVMLKKTYLQWPGSDCTDPVKAQELFWNHLRRALRSGSSRFEEEDEGREEYFNQPPTDDDNYYLMP from the coding sequence ATGGCCGggttaaaatataaaatattagtATCAGTAGCAATTGTCCTTCACATTGCCAAGTTCACCGTTGGCTATAGCTTCAGGAATTGCACTGAGGACCCAAACTCAAACCACACAACATTCCTTTGTATACGTCACCAGGCAAAGAACATATCTGCCATTATAGGTGACCTGCCACCCTATGCCACCACAATTATAATCTCCATAAACCTGATAAAACACATACCTGACAATAGCTTTGTTCACCTTCCTAACCTCAGGACACTTCAGATTGACAATAACCATCTGGAGACCATAGACAACCAGGCATTCCAAAATATGAGCCAACTGAAGAGCCTAAACCTGTCCTTGAACAAAATATCAAATCTCAGCTCCTCTGTGTTTCAAGACCTCAAAAACCTTGTCAACCTGTCACTAAATAATAACTCAGTGATTAGGCTCCCTCCAGGTATTTTCTCCTCACTCTCCAATCTGGATGTCCTCACATTACGGCAGAACTACCTGAACAACTTCTCTGCGGTGGCAGAATCTGTGACTCACTTATCGAAGCTGACGAAACTAGACCTGTGCAATAACTATCTAACGTCCCTCCATCATTCTAACCATACAGACCTACCAGAGTCCCTCACCACCCTCTATCTCTGTAAAAACAAACTGGTCACTTTAGCATGTGAGTGGGGATTCCTCAGCCATGTACTACTGCTGGATCTCTCCTACAATGACCAGCTCCCTTCAAGGGCTTTCCAAGGTCTGGACTTGCGGAAGCTAAACTACATGCGTTTGCATTCAACCAATGTTACAGTGCCAGAACTTTTGAATGTCAGCAATGTTAGAGGTGGAAACATAGACTTCTCTGGTATGGGGTTGAAGACTGACAATCTGCTCATGGAGTTATGCAGCCTTTTGAGTACAAAGGTCAAATTTGTTAAAAAGCTGAGTCTGGGAAGCAATGGGATTCTGTCATTGCGAAAGAACACACTTTCAAACTGTCCACCAATCCGAGGTTTATTGGACCTTTCCTTTAACCAGTTGAAGAAGGTAAGATGCCTCCACTTTCTCAAAGGACAGGATCAAATCAAGAAATTCACAGCAGAGAAAAACCACCTCACCTCCCTAATGTCCTGCAACAGACAGAACCTCTCTTTCCCAAATCTGACAGATCTGAGCTACCGTTACAATCGCATACTCAAAGTCAACTCTTTTGCTTTCCACCACACACCAAATGTGAAGACCCTACAACTCAACATAAACATAATCGCCTATCTTGACCATAAGGCTTTCAGTGGGCTGACTAATCTTGTCACACTGCGTCTGGACAATAACCTCCTGACCGATCTGTACCAGGATAGCTTTGAAGATCTGCATAGCCTGGAAATACTTAACCTACGTAACAATCAGATAGCTGTTCTTTTCAACAAGACTTTCCATTCACTCAAACACCTGCACATTTTGGATCTTGGAGGGAACAAAATCACTCATTTTGAAGAGTCAGCCTTTGTGGGGCTCGATAACCTGGCCAATTTTTACCTTGATGGAAACAATCTCAAACAGATTGACAGCTCCAAGTTTAAACCATTCCATGCTACTCTTGAAGTTCTTGATCTACATGGGAATCAGGTTAGCTTCTCTTCTAAACATACCAACTCTCCTTTTGTGAATCTAACAAAACTTCGCAACCTCAAACTAGATGCGCAGATGCCCCACGGCCTCAACATGCTGCCTTATGCCTTTTTCCGTGGTCTCAACTCCCTCCAATCGCTCTACCTTACCGACAATCACATCTTCAGCTTCGCAGCAGACACTTTTGACGATCTGACCAACTTGACTTTCCTCTCCTTGGACAACTCCTGTGCCGGGGTGATGCAGCTGCAGCCGGGTGTCTTCAAAAACCTGCGGAAATTGAGCAAGCTCAGTGCAAGGAACATGGGCATCCAGTCCTTCTCAAAGGAGGTTTTTGGGAATCTGACAGAGCTGCAAATCTTGCTTCTCAACCAAAACGTAATGCAATCCTTAGATGTGAATGTGCTGGAGGCTCTACCTAAATTGCGCTACCTGGACCTGCGCAACATTCCTCTTAGTTGCACCTGCCTCAACAGTGACCTGCAGAACTGGACTTTGACTAACCAGAGAGTCCAGTTAGTCCTACTATACAGTCTACAGTGCCAAGATAAAAAACTCCAAAAAAGCTTCTACAACTTCGACACCAATGTTTGCTACCTGGACCTGGGAGAGTACCTTTTTGCCACCACAACCACTGTGATTTTACTGCTGACTATAATCCCACTTCTCTACACCAAGCTGTATTGGAAACTGAAGTATAGCTATTATGTGTTCCGCTCCTGGTTCGGCCAACACTGGCGCAGgctgagggagaaagaggagcacAGCAAATACGATGCTTTCATCTCCTATAACTCGGCGGACGAGCCCTGGGTACTTGACCAGCTACTTCCAAACCTGGAGGGCAACGGAGCCTCTTTCAGGCTGTGCCTGCACCACCGTGACTTTGAGCTGGGTCGCAACATCGTGGACAACATCGTCTCCGCCGTGTACAGCAGCCGCAAGACCATCTGCGTGGTTAGTAGGCACTTCCTGTGCAGCGAGTGGTGTTCCCTGGAGATCCAGCTGGCCAGCTACAGGCTCTTCCATGAGCTCCGGGATGTGCTCCTGCTCATCTTCCTGGAACCCATCCCTGAAAGGCAGCTCTCAGCTTACCACCGTATGAGAAAGGTCATGTTGAAGAAGACCTACCTGCAGTGGCCGGGGTCAGACTGCACAGACCCGGTCAAGGCTCAGGAACTGTTTTGGAACCATCTGAGGAGGGCGCTGAGGAGTGGGAGCAGCAggtttgaagaggaggatgaggggagggaggaatacTTCAATCAGCCACCGACGGATGATGATAACTATTACTTAATGCCTTAA